One window from the genome of Actinoplanes teichomyceticus ATCC 31121 encodes:
- a CDS encoding carbohydrate ABC transporter permease, with protein sequence MRVRRSWRGRLGDLPVALTFLVPAVLAAVLLRLWPTCRALWDSLHSSPLGIEPTHWVGLAQFRALLSDPDFLNSLKVTALFGIVVNPLQILLALVLAVVLNERIRGAGVMRTLVFLPVAIPQSVSAVIWAVAFRPDGPLNGLLARAGIAGQGFLTAPDQALASIILVVSWIGVGYWMMFLIAGLKEIDPQLYEAAALDGAGRWARFRHVTIPQLSRQLTFVLVADTVSNLLVFAPVNILTDGGPNGRTDLIMNDVFDRAYNQGDLGAAAAGTCVVVVIALAVVLIQFRLLNRGGG encoded by the coding sequence ATGAGGGTACGGCGCAGCTGGCGCGGGCGGCTCGGCGACCTTCCGGTCGCGTTGACCTTCCTGGTGCCGGCGGTGCTGGCCGCCGTCCTGCTCCGGCTCTGGCCGACCTGCCGGGCGCTGTGGGACAGCCTGCACAGCTCGCCGCTGGGGATCGAGCCGACGCACTGGGTCGGCCTCGCCCAGTTCCGGGCGCTCCTGAGCGACCCGGACTTCCTCAACTCCCTCAAGGTCACCGCGCTGTTCGGGATCGTCGTGAACCCGCTGCAGATCCTGCTCGCGCTGGTGCTGGCGGTCGTCCTCAACGAGCGGATCCGGGGCGCGGGCGTGATGCGCACGCTGGTCTTCCTGCCGGTGGCCATCCCGCAGAGCGTGTCGGCGGTCATCTGGGCGGTCGCGTTTCGCCCCGACGGGCCGCTCAACGGCCTGCTCGCCCGCGCCGGCATCGCGGGGCAGGGCTTCCTCACCGCGCCGGACCAGGCGCTGGCCTCGATCATCCTGGTCGTCTCGTGGATCGGGGTGGGCTACTGGATGATGTTCCTGATCGCCGGTCTCAAGGAGATCGACCCACAGCTCTACGAAGCCGCCGCGCTGGACGGCGCCGGCCGCTGGGCCCGGTTCCGGCACGTCACGATCCCGCAGCTGAGCCGCCAGCTCACGTTCGTCCTGGTGGCCGACACGGTCTCGAACCTGCTGGTCTTCGCCCCGGTGAACATCCTCACCGACGGCGGCCCGAACGGCCGGACCGATCTGATCATGAACGACGTCTTCGACCGGGCCTACAACCAGGGCGACCTCGGGGCGGCGGCGGCCGGGACCTGCGTCGTCGTGGTCATCGCGCTGGCCGTCGTCCTGATCCAGTTCCGGCTCCTGAACAGGGGAGGTGGCTGA
- a CDS encoding nucleoside hydrolase: MHRIILDTDVAMGAPGSDIDDGFAMALAVDLADQSLELVTTVNGNTDVETATVVALDLLDRLGRPGIPVVKGAPAPLLRPLHDHPARDRVAGLRERLGGRAPAPGRAATAIIDHVLANPGEISLVAIGPLTNVAVALILEPSLSSAVKEIVVMGGVFLRTTSRLSMPGEFNIWIDPEAAAIVLNSGAHLRFIGLDVTLQVQLSRCDADRLQATGRPFASYAGRCANAWIDYLRAAYPRQGFDHAPMHDPLAVAVVSRPQLVTWRPARVVVEACSDITRGVTVADLLVSHRPPQPNCLVATEVDSAAFIEFFLNHVYSL, encoded by the coding sequence GTGCACCGCATCATCCTGGACACCGACGTCGCCATGGGCGCGCCCGGCTCCGACATCGACGACGGCTTCGCCATGGCCCTCGCCGTGGACCTGGCCGACCAGTCACTGGAGCTGGTCACCACGGTCAACGGCAACACCGACGTCGAGACGGCCACCGTGGTGGCGCTCGACCTGCTGGACCGTCTGGGCCGCCCCGGCATCCCGGTGGTCAAGGGCGCCCCGGCCCCGCTGCTGCGCCCGCTGCACGACCATCCGGCCCGCGACCGGGTGGCCGGGCTGCGGGAGCGGCTGGGCGGTCGCGCCCCGGCGCCCGGCCGCGCGGCCACGGCGATCATCGACCACGTGCTCGCGAACCCCGGCGAGATCAGCCTGGTGGCGATCGGGCCGCTGACCAACGTCGCGGTCGCCCTGATCCTGGAGCCGTCGCTGAGCTCGGCGGTCAAGGAGATCGTCGTGATGGGCGGTGTCTTCCTGCGGACCACCAGCAGGTTGTCGATGCCGGGGGAGTTCAACATCTGGATCGACCCGGAGGCGGCGGCGATCGTGCTCAACAGCGGCGCGCACCTGCGGTTCATCGGGCTCGACGTCACCCTGCAGGTGCAGCTGAGCCGGTGCGACGCCGACCGGTTGCAGGCCACCGGCCGCCCGTTCGCCTCGTACGCCGGCAGGTGCGCCAACGCCTGGATCGACTACCTGCGCGCCGCGTACCCGCGGCAGGGGTTCGACCATGCGCCCATGCACGACCCGCTCGCGGTCGCGGTGGTCAGCCGGCCGCAGCTGGTGACCTGGCGGCCCGCCCGGGTGGTCGTCGAGGCGTGCAGCGACATCACCCGCGGCGTCACCGTGGCCGACCTGCTGGTCTCGCACCGGCCGCCGCAGCCCAACTGCCTCGTCGCCACGGAGGTGGACAGCGCCGCCTTCATCGAGTTCTTCCTCAACCACGTCTACTCGCTCTGA
- a CDS encoding SemiSWEET transporter: MLITVLGWFAAALSMALLWPQVWTSCVRRRTAGLSLTATWLGVALPVGWVTYGLLIGDRVQVVTNTVAAVAGVAVLTALLVTQPALSRRRAGAGAGAALVLLLATAAAAGAAQLPGIGGRAAGSVLGAVLTVAVVVANIPQPLALLRDRGQDLSGVSPARWAFAAAANLCWSGYGHGVAQPAVLICGLTGLASSLVVCWVLATAARPARTSAATRPAIIAESTEAESADALVLAAA; the protein is encoded by the coding sequence ATGCTCATCACTGTCCTTGGCTGGTTCGCCGCTGCTCTGTCGATGGCCCTGCTCTGGCCGCAGGTGTGGACGTCGTGCGTCCGCCGGCGCACCGCCGGGCTCTCCCTCACCGCCACGTGGCTGGGCGTCGCCCTGCCGGTGGGCTGGGTGACGTACGGGCTGCTGATCGGTGACCGGGTCCAGGTCGTCACGAACACGGTGGCAGCGGTGGCCGGGGTCGCCGTCCTGACCGCCCTGCTGGTCACGCAGCCCGCGCTGAGCCGGCGCCGGGCCGGGGCCGGCGCCGGGGCCGCGCTCGTGCTGCTGCTGGCCACGGCTGCCGCCGCCGGCGCGGCCCAGCTGCCCGGCATCGGCGGCCGGGCCGCCGGATCGGTGCTCGGCGCGGTGCTGACCGTCGCCGTCGTCGTGGCCAACATCCCGCAGCCGCTGGCCCTGCTGCGCGACCGTGGCCAGGACCTGTCCGGCGTCTCGCCGGCCCGGTGGGCCTTCGCGGCCGCCGCGAACCTCTGCTGGAGCGGGTACGGGCACGGAGTCGCCCAGCCCGCCGTCCTGATCTGCGGCCTCACCGGCCTGGCCAGCTCCCTGGTGGTGTGCTGGGTGCTGGCGACCGCGGCACGCCCGGCACGGACCTCCGCCGCGACCCGGCCCGCCATCATCGCGGAAAGCACCGAGGCCGAGTCGGCCGACGCGCTCGTGCTGGCGGCCGCCTAG
- a CDS encoding inositol monophosphatase family protein, which yields MADNRTPAALRAIARLAAQAGAEVALGWRDHADRLRIEEKAGPADLVSQADREAETAIRAVLSRRCPDDGILGEEHGGAAGHSGVHWIIDPIDGTTSYLYGRADWSVSVAAADTAGDRLLAAVVLEPALGRITEASAGDGTCLDGTRTTVSGGDDLTRALIEVNLGTPAQRAYTGRMVAALTPRVRDLRRGGSAAAALALVATGRADGAWLPGIHSWDCAAGTLLVQEAGGVVGDLTGVTPDTWPHSGDVLAGPPALWEPLRRILVAAGPGPQPLSPEADTDGVK from the coding sequence GTGGCTGACAACCGGACACCGGCCGCACTGCGCGCGATCGCCCGGCTGGCCGCACAGGCCGGCGCGGAGGTGGCCCTCGGGTGGCGCGACCACGCGGACCGGCTGCGGATCGAGGAGAAGGCCGGTCCCGCGGACCTGGTCAGTCAGGCCGACCGTGAGGCGGAGACGGCGATCCGCGCGGTGCTGTCCCGGCGATGCCCGGACGACGGCATCCTCGGCGAGGAGCACGGCGGCGCGGCCGGGCACAGCGGCGTGCACTGGATCATCGACCCGATCGACGGCACCACGAGTTACCTCTACGGCCGGGCCGACTGGTCGGTGAGCGTCGCCGCCGCCGACACCGCCGGTGACCGGCTGCTGGCCGCGGTGGTGCTGGAACCGGCCCTGGGCCGGATCACCGAGGCGTCGGCCGGGGACGGCACCTGCCTCGACGGCACGCGGACCACGGTCAGCGGGGGCGACGACCTGACCCGCGCCCTGATCGAGGTCAATCTCGGCACCCCGGCGCAGCGGGCGTACACCGGCCGGATGGTGGCGGCGCTGACCCCCCGGGTCCGGGACCTGCGCCGCGGGGGCAGCGCGGCGGCGGCGCTGGCCCTGGTGGCGACCGGCCGCGCCGACGGCGCGTGGCTGCCCGGCATCCACTCGTGGGACTGCGCCGCCGGGACCCTGCTGGTGCAGGAGGCCGGCGGGGTGGTCGGCGACCTGACCGGCGTGACGCCGGACACCTGGCCGCACAGCGGTGACGTGCTGGCCGGGCCACCGGCGCTCTGGGAACCGCTGCGCCGGATCCTCGTGGCGGCCGGCCCGGGACCTCAGCCCTTGAGCCCGGAGGCCGACACCGACGGGGTGAAGTAA
- a CDS encoding carbohydrate ABC transporter permease, with product MSTGTVRPAAAGPDPSAGERRPATRRRPRVGTAALGSFLALLFLLPLWWTVAGALRPQDETFATLFPVSPWTMLPREVTLANVGRLFDAGFARAMLNSAVVTLGTLAGGLAVCAAAAFALAVLRFPGRGAVLAVMVVSFLIPFDAIAIPLMSIFREAGLSNSYLALILPGIGNGFAVFLLRGFFLGIPPELAEAARVDGLGWWGVFWRIYLPLSRPALIGAGLILFVFQWQAYLWPLLIAPDPDMKVAPVAIAQFAGQQGVDFGAIFAGATLTALVPLLVLLFFQRYFTPSVSASGLKG from the coding sequence GTGTCCACCGGCACCGTGCGGCCGGCCGCCGCCGGCCCGGATCCGTCGGCGGGCGAGCGCCGGCCCGCCACCCGGCGCCGGCCACGCGTCGGGACGGCCGCGCTGGGCTCGTTCCTGGCGCTGCTGTTCCTGCTGCCGCTGTGGTGGACCGTCGCCGGGGCGCTGCGCCCGCAGGACGAGACGTTCGCCACCCTCTTCCCGGTCTCGCCGTGGACGATGCTGCCGCGCGAGGTCACCCTCGCCAATGTCGGCCGGCTGTTCGACGCCGGCTTCGCCCGCGCCATGCTGAACTCGGCCGTCGTCACCCTGGGGACGCTCGCCGGTGGCCTGGCCGTCTGCGCGGCGGCGGCGTTCGCGCTCGCGGTGCTGCGGTTCCCCGGCCGGGGCGCCGTCCTCGCCGTCATGGTGGTCTCGTTCCTCATCCCGTTCGACGCCATCGCGATCCCGCTGATGTCGATCTTCCGGGAAGCGGGGCTGTCGAACTCGTACCTGGCGCTGATCCTGCCCGGCATCGGCAACGGGTTCGCCGTCTTCCTGCTGCGCGGCTTCTTCCTCGGGATACCGCCCGAACTGGCCGAGGCCGCGCGGGTCGACGGGCTCGGGTGGTGGGGGGTGTTCTGGCGCATCTACCTGCCGCTGTCCCGGCCGGCGCTGATCGGCGCGGGGCTGATCCTGTTCGTGTTCCAGTGGCAGGCGTACCTGTGGCCGCTGCTGATCGCGCCGGACCCGGACATGAAGGTGGCGCCGGTGGCGATCGCGCAGTTCGCCGGTCAGCAGGGGGTGGACTTCGGGGCGATCTTCGCGGGCGCCACGCTCACCGCGCTGGTGCCGCTGCTGGTGCTGCTCTTCTTCCAGCGTTACTTCACCCCGTCGGTGTCGGCCTCCGGGCTCAAGGGCTGA
- a CDS encoding ABC transporter substrate-binding protein, with amino-acid sequence MPVPTIHHPGARRLLPLLAAVTLIVAVAGCGARGPSGITTLTFVNAQDPGTFDRVVAAFEAAHPAIRIEQQAVPFDDLNATLQSRLGTRDADIDLYDVDEPRLAAFAARGFLEPLDDLAGAAAGRIDPAALKITNYRGTQFAMPRWTSSQLLYYNRALLARAGITPPSSAPQSPATWERITADGQRAQAAGARYGLIFDQVDRYYQLQPLAASLGGGPGLTGPDLLEPDITNAAWTQAFSWYHAIFRSGVAPRGINPEQTPSLFAAGSTAYFAGGPWNAAAFDEAADVDYGVAPFPRFAQGRPATSTGSWATGISPFSAHKDAAKEFLRYMTVDAAGAGQLVSDNIPVQRQAFERYLSRLRDRGARYAQIAGIVRYALAGTSVSRPVTVGYVDFESVMNRAFADIRNGTDAAARLGQATGELTRALAKYRR; translated from the coding sequence ATGCCGGTACCGACGATCCACCACCCCGGCGCACGCCGGTTGCTGCCGCTGCTCGCCGCGGTGACGCTGATCGTGGCGGTGGCCGGCTGCGGTGCCCGCGGACCCTCCGGCATCACCACGCTGACCTTCGTCAACGCTCAGGACCCCGGAACCTTCGACCGGGTCGTCGCGGCCTTCGAGGCGGCCCATCCGGCGATCCGGATCGAGCAGCAGGCCGTGCCGTTCGACGACCTCAACGCGACGCTCCAGTCCCGGCTGGGCACCAGGGACGCGGACATCGACCTGTACGACGTCGACGAGCCGCGGCTGGCCGCCTTCGCCGCCCGCGGGTTCCTGGAGCCGCTCGACGACCTCGCCGGTGCGGCGGCCGGCCGGATCGACCCCGCCGCGCTGAAGATCACCAATTACCGGGGCACGCAGTTCGCCATGCCCCGATGGACCTCCAGCCAGCTGCTCTACTACAACCGGGCGCTGCTGGCCCGGGCGGGGATCACGCCGCCGAGCAGCGCTCCGCAGAGCCCGGCCACCTGGGAGCGGATCACCGCGGACGGACAACGGGCGCAGGCGGCCGGCGCCCGGTACGGCCTGATCTTCGACCAGGTGGACCGCTACTACCAGCTCCAGCCCCTGGCCGCCTCGCTGGGCGGCGGACCCGGCCTGACCGGCCCGGACCTGCTGGAGCCGGACATCACCAACGCGGCCTGGACGCAGGCGTTCAGCTGGTACCACGCGATCTTCCGGAGCGGGGTCGCCCCGCGCGGCATCAACCCGGAGCAGACGCCGTCGCTGTTCGCCGCGGGCAGCACGGCGTACTTCGCCGGAGGCCCGTGGAACGCCGCCGCCTTCGACGAAGCCGCCGACGTCGACTACGGCGTGGCGCCGTTCCCCCGTTTCGCGCAGGGCCGTCCGGCCACGTCCACCGGCTCCTGGGCGACCGGCATCAGCCCGTTCTCCGCGCACAAGGACGCCGCCAAGGAGTTCCTCCGGTACATGACCGTCGATGCCGCCGGCGCCGGGCAACTGGTCAGCGACAACATCCCGGTGCAGCGGCAGGCCTTCGAGCGGTACCTGAGCCGCCTGCGCGACCGGGGCGCCCGGTACGCGCAGATCGCCGGCATCGTCCGGTACGCCCTGGCCGGCACCTCGGTGTCCCGGCCGGTCACCGTCGGCTACGTCGACTTCGAGTCGGTCATGAACAGGGCGTTCGCCGACATCCGCAACGGCACGGACGCCGCCGCCCGGCTCGGCCAGGCCACCGGGGAGCTGACCCGTGCGCTCGCCAAGTACCGCAGATAG
- a CDS encoding HAD family hydrolase yields MAGRAFADDPRVLLLDADGSLFPSEEPAFVASADVTNRFLASLGVRQTYTAEQLLATTTGKNFRTTAIDLAIAHGVAVEPALHPGRRPGRDGAGRPALTAATLDDWVAQEKRIVSDHLGRVLRPDPAVRQPLHQLAERYPLAAVSSSALSRLDACFRATGLAELIPAHRRYSAEDSLPRPTSKPDPAIYRHAAGQLGVAPGQALAVEDSLPGAQSAVAAGIRTVGNVTFVAPRERDARARALLETGASTVIHSWAQLAAALLGEPVGTRHAAG; encoded by the coding sequence ATGGCCGGCCGCGCGTTCGCGGATGACCCGCGGGTCCTGCTGCTCGACGCGGACGGCAGCCTGTTCCCGTCCGAGGAGCCCGCCTTCGTCGCCTCCGCCGACGTCACCAACCGTTTCCTCGCGTCCCTCGGCGTCCGGCAGACCTACACCGCCGAGCAGCTGCTGGCCACCACCACCGGCAAGAACTTCCGCACCACCGCGATCGATCTCGCCATCGCGCACGGCGTCGCCGTGGAACCGGCGCTGCACCCGGGCCGCCGTCCGGGCCGGGACGGCGCCGGCCGGCCGGCGCTGACCGCGGCGACGCTCGACGACTGGGTCGCGCAGGAGAAGAGGATCGTCAGCGACCATCTGGGACGGGTGCTGCGCCCCGACCCGGCCGTCCGGCAACCGCTGCATCAGCTCGCGGAGCGCTACCCGCTGGCCGCGGTCAGTTCCAGCGCGCTGTCCCGGCTCGACGCGTGCTTCCGGGCCACCGGCCTCGCCGAGCTGATCCCCGCGCACCGCCGGTACAGCGCCGAGGACTCGCTCCCCCGGCCGACCAGCAAGCCCGATCCCGCGATCTACCGGCACGCCGCCGGGCAGCTCGGCGTCGCACCCGGGCAGGCGCTGGCCGTCGAAGACTCGCTGCCGGGAGCGCAGTCGGCCGTCGCCGCCGGTATCCGCACCGTCGGGAACGTCACCTTCGTCGCCCCGCGCGAGCGCGACGCCCGCGCACGCGCCCTGCTGGAGACCGGCGCCAGCACCGTCATCCACTCCTGGGCGCAGCTGGCGGCGGCGCTGCTCGGCGAGCCGGTCGGGACGCGGCACGCCGCCGGATGA